GCTATTTCAGAACTAATTGAAGCTGGTAAATGGGTAAGCCAACGTGGCTGGGTCCCTGCTACTGGTGGTAACTTTTCAGCCCGCACTGCAAGCGGTTATGTTGTCACGGCAAGTGGCTTCGATAAAGGTCAACTCGGCACTCATGCATTTATCGAATTTGATCATGAAGGCAATCGCACCAAAGGCTCTGGTAATCCATCAGCAGAAACTGAGCTACATCTAAATATGTATAAGCTAATCCCATCAGCTAAATTTGTTTTGCACACTCATTCTGTCGCAGCAACCGTGCTATCTCGTGTTATTAAGGGCCATACTATCAACTTAAATGGCTACGAAATGCAAAAGTCTCTAAGTGGTGTTAAATCGCATTTAGATACGCTAAGTATTCCAATTTTTGATAATGACCAAGACATCGACCGTTTAAGCTTACTTGTTAGTGATCATCACCTTCACACCCCTATTGAGCATGCTGTATTGATTCGTGGCCATGGTTTATATGTGGTAGGTCGAAATATCAAAGAAGTACTTCGTCATTTAGAAGGCTTAGAGTTCCTATTTAGCTGTGAACTTGAGCGCTTAAAACTAGAAGGTATTCAAGCCGGAGTTCAGCCATGATCAAAGCGATTTTAACCGATATTGAAGGCACGATTACCCGAATCTCATTTGTTAAGGACGTATTATTTCCATACGCGGCTGGGCAGTTACCTGAGTTTGTAAAGTCACATCAAACAGACCCAGAAGTAGCAGCCCAAATTGAGGCTGTTAAAGCACATATAGAACAACCTGATGCCGATATCGAGACGGTAATTAAGCATTTAATTCATTGGATAGAAACGGACCAAAAAATTACTCCACTTAAGCAATTACAAGGATTAATTTGGCAAACTGGCTACGAAAATGGTGATTTTACTGGACACCTTTACCCTGATGCTTATGACTTTTTACAAGCCCAAAAACAGGCTGGCAAAAGTTTATATGTCTACTCATCGGGCTCAGTAAAAGCCCAGCACCTGATTTTTGAGTTTTCTGATTATGGTGATGTGAGACCTTTATTCAGTGGTTACTTCGATACTAAAGTAGGCGCAAAACAACAGCAAAGCTCTTATGAGAATATTATTGCTGAACTGCCTTTTGACGCTGAAGAGGTGCTATTTTTAAGCGATGTTGAAGCAGAGCTTGATGCTGCAAAAGCGGCAGGTCTGCGAACGCTTCACCTTATTCGAGATGGCCAAGAAGCAAGTGATATCCACCCATATATTAACGATTTCACAGCATTCAGCGCGGAGCTTTTAGTATGAGTCAATTAACTATTTTTAATGATACAAACGCAGATAACATACTGTTTCATAGTGAAGATTTAAGCGCTATTGCTAGAGAGCTTAATGCAGTTGGCGTTCGCTTTGAGCAATGGCAAGCAACGGCACAGATTGATCAAGACACCAGTCATGACGCTATTTTAACTGCCTATGCTAACGATATAGAACGCCTTAAGGCTGAAGGTGGCTATCAAACAGTCGATGTTATTTCACTTGCAAAAGGTAACCCAAATGCCAGCGAGTTACGCAGCAAATTTTTGTTTGAACATACTCATAGCGAAGATGAAGTACGTTTCTTTGTAAAAGGCCAAGGTTTATTTTGCTTACACTTAGGCGATAAGGTGTATCAAGTGCTTTGCCAACAAGGCGACTTAATTTCAGTACCAGAACTCACACCACATTGGTTTGATATGGGCAGCGACCCTGAATTCACAGCAATTCGCTTATTCAATAATACCGAAGGTTGGGTCGCTAAAAGCACTGAGTCAACCATTGCGACCAACTTCCCACTGCTGGATTAACATGGAAAAGCTATTTTCGTACGGTACCTTGCAGTACCGACAAGTTCAATTGGATACCTTCGGGCGCTTGCTCGAAGGTATTCCTGCGACATTATCAGGGTATATCATTGGCGAGGTCGAGATCACCGACGAAGCAGTTCTTAAAAGTAGTGGCCAGCGTTTTCACCCCGCTTTAATCAAAACGGGCAAACAAAGTGATACGGTTAATGGCACAATTTACTTAATCACCGAACAAGAGCTTGCTCAGGCAGATGCTTACGAAGTTGACGATTATCAGCGCATTGAAGAAACATTTCAGTGTAGCAACCAAGCTTGGTTATATGTTGCTAAAAAAAGCCTTTAATTTACAAAATTAAAACAAAAAAACCCAAATAAAGAACAAAAGCTGTTATTATTCTCCCTCATCAAGATCATTACTAATTATTAGTTAAAGGACTAAACATGGGGTCGGCATTTTCACCCTTACGCGATACTGTTATTTATGTGGGTGAGTGGCAATTTAACACACAGCAGCAAACCATCAGCGATGGCACTCATACGCGCGAACTAGAACCTTTACTTTATAAACTATTATGCTTTTTCATTACCCATAATGATCGCATTATTACTCGCCAAGAATTAGTTGAGAACATTTGGCAACAAAGCTTTGTTGATGACAATGCCATCAACCGTGCAATCTCAGAGCTAAGAAAAGTACTCAAGTCAGAAAAGCAACCTGGGCAAACCATTAAAACCCATTACCGCAAAGGTTACAGTTTATTTATTGAAGTTAAGTCTCTTGATCACGCTGTGAGTACAGAACAGCTAAAAACAGAAAATGTAATAACAGTAGATAAAGACGCTGAGACTCAAGTTAATACAGCCAACATTAGTCCACAAAAAGATCATACTTCACGCTGGCCGTGGCCTTTTGCAGCCTTAGTATTGAGTTTATTGCTTGCTGCTATTTGGTTGTTCTTACAACAGCCTAAAGCCACTATTGAAGAGCAAAGTGAAGTACCTCATTTAGACCTGCAAGCAGAAACTATTTCATGGCATAAAGGCACACACTATCGCTTAATGCTCAATCAAGACAAAACAAAATTAGCCTACATACTGCAAAATGATACTGATAATAAGTACCTTTATGTTGTCGACTTAACCACTAAAAAAGAATATGTGATTGCCTCTGGCAATATCTTTTTACAGGGTTGGTCTGAGGATGGAGAACGATTATTTTACGGTTCCTGTGAAAACAAAGACTACAGCGATTGTATCACTTGGCAAGCAAGCAACCTGTTATCAAGTGAAGCGTTAATAAAACCACGTATTAACCAATCTTTACTTAATTCTCAGCCAAGTCAGTACATCGAAGTGGGTGATGTCGCAATTTCAAGACGTAATAATTACCGTGGCTTAACTCATTTATATGCTTTATATGCACAAGATTTAAAAACCGGTGAAGAAATTCGCATTAGCACACCCAATATCACTGGCACTGGGGACTTTATTTTAACAACTATTAAAAACCCGATCCGCATCATCTTCGAGCGCCATAATGTTGACCAAGTAGAAATATACATGGCGAATTTAGATGGCAGTTCACTTAAACTTTTAACGACGAACGATTACCGAGCTTGGGCTGCAACTTATGATCAGCAAACTAACTCTCTTGTTTGGTATAGCCGCGGCACCTCAACTATTGAATCATTCTCTTTTGATAGTATGAGTCGACAACCCGCTATAAAAGCGCCAGTAAAGCGAGCAAACTATGCTTACCCGTTAAGCAAAGAAAGTGTTTTGATCAGTACTGACCTTCACGATAAAGATGCCGCAATATTTGACCTTAATTCAAAAACAATGAGTTACATCGCCACAGCGAATAAGCACGAAGACGACTTAGTCGCATTAGCCAATAATGATGTGTACTTCTCTGACTTTGAGTTTGCAGAACACCAACACTGGCTCAGAAAAGCAAACCAATACATCAATATAACTGGCAAAATTGGTGAAGATAGCTCAGTAATTGCAGTAAATAGTGACAGTAGCCGACTTGTTAGCTTTAATAAAACCAATCAGCAATTAACATTATTAAATGCAGCTGATTTCTCAGAAATTAAGCACTGGACACTTCCTGGTAGTACCAAGTTGGCAGCTATAAGAGGTAACAAGATTGCCGTGCTATATACCGATCTTAGCAATCAGCTAAATCAAATAATGATTCTTCACACCCACAGCGATGAAGTGATCAAAAGTACTATAGATACACCTCTAGCTATCGCATGGTATGACGATACACAGCTGATTGTTCATTCTAAATACGATAAATACCTGCTTTTAGACAGCGATAACAATACCTATAGTGAGCTGACTACACCAGACAAACTAACTGAGTTAAAGCCTTCTATTGTGTCGATGGCAAGTAACCTACATAGCTTGTATATCGCCACTGATACTGAAGTTTTCAGCATTAATTTAGCCAAAATGCAGGGCGTTGAGTCAATACTTCAAATGAAGCCTTCTCACTATATATCGCGCCTTAATGCTAAAAACGACAAGCTGGCAGTGACCTTCTTAACTGCCAACAATCAAAATAGCATTGAGCTCTACACTAAAAAAAGCGCTGAATAAATCCGCTATTTTAACTGCTTTAAAATACCTTGCTCGATATCTGCTTGGTTATAAACCCCGGTATCGAGCACCCAACCTGTTACTAAGTTAGCAGGTGTTACATCAAACGCTGGGTTATAAACCTGTGCATTAGTCGGTGCCCACATTGCTTCACCAAAACTACCACTAACACCGCGCACTTCATTTACACTGCGCTGCTCAATTTCAATGTCATTACCACATATCGTTTGCGTATCAAGTGTCGTGAGTGGCGCTACAACATAAAATGGAATGTTATGGAAATGCGCTAACACAGCGAGGTTATAAGTGCCTACCTTATTGGCAAAATCTCCGTTTGCAGCAATACGATCTGCGCCCACAAATATCTTATCGACTTTGCCCGCAGCCATTAAACTGGCCGCCATGTTATCGCAAATCAAGGTGTAAGGAATTTGCCAACGCTCGAGCTCAAAAGCAGTTAAACGACCGCCTTGCAGTAACGGTCGTGTTTCATCAACCCAAACATGAATATCACCATAGCGTTGCTGCGCTTTATAAATAACGCCTAGTGCAGTGCCAACACCCGCAGTCGCTAACGCACCTGTATTACAATGGGTTAAAATGTTGTCGCCTTTATCAACCAAGGCAGCACCACGTTCAGCCATACTATCGCAAAGGGCAATATCTTCTTTAAATAACTGCTCAGCTGTAGAGACAACAGCAGCAACATAATTAGTCTCTGCAAGCGCTGCACGTAACTTGGCCATACAGTGCATAAGGTTTACCGCTGTTGGGCGGGTTGCTTCAAGTTCATCAATGGCAGTAGAAAGTGCTGATTGACTCATGCCCTGCTCAGCTAAATGTGCAACCAATAAGCTAGCACCTAAGCCGATTAAAGGTGCGCCCCGGATTTTCAAAGTCAGAATCAAATCTTTCATCGTTTCAACATCGTTACATACATGCCAATGCTGTTGATGTGGCAACAAATACTGATCAAGCACGGTTAGCGTACCTTGCTGATATTTAATACTGCTCGCGATGAGATCTTGCATACAAAATCCAGATAACTAATTTAGATGAGTCGTTATTTTACATCAGTTTTGAGAACTAACAAGTTAGATGTATGGACATCTAAACGGTTACAGGTATAGAATGCTTAAAGTTAATTGTATTACGAGATTAAGCCATGGCTAAATATACTGCCTTCACTGCAGAGCATGCTGTTGATTACATTAAAGAACTTATTGAAAGTAAGCGAATTTCAGTATTCACTAATGATGCAAAGCTTAGTGCATACGAATTTGGCGACGGAAACTTAAACTTAGTTTTTCGTGTTGCTGATCAGCACAACAATAGTGTAATTTTAAAACAAGCACTTCCTTACGCCCGTTGTGTAGGTGAGTCATGGCCGTTATCTTTGGACCGCGCACGCATTGAAGCCGAAGTATTGATTAATCATGGTCAGTTATGTCCAGAGCATACAGTGGCGATATTGCATCATAATGTAGAACTGGCTTTAACTGTATTAGAAGATTTAGGTGAGTTACAAATTTTACGTGGCGCACAAATCAACGCAGAGCAATTTCCATTATTGGCAAGTCATGTTGCGCTCTATTTAAGCCGAACAGGCTTTTATAACTCAGACTTTTACTTATCTGCTGAAGATAAAAAAGCCAAAGTCAGTCAATTTATTAATCCTGATTTATGTAAGATCACAGAAGACTTATTCTTTACTGATCCGTACATTGAGCATGAGCGCAATAATTTCCCAGCTGAGCTTAATGAGCACGTCGAAAGTATTCGTAATAATGATGCTTTAAAACTAGCAGCAGCAAAATTAAAAGCTAAATTCTTATCTTGCCCACAAACTTTATTACATGGTGATATGCATAGCGGCAGTATTTTTGTTGATAGCAATACCACCAAAATGATCGATCCAGAGTTCGGCTTTTTTGGTCCTGTTGGTTTTGATATCGGCTCATTTATGGGTAATTTGTTACTAAATTACTGCGCCCAAAACGCGCGTATCGCTGAGCAAGCAAAGCGCCGCCAATACCAAACCCATTTATTAACTTGCTTACAAGACTGTTATAGCCAATTTGAACAACATTGGCTAAACCTGGCAAGTAACGAAGCAACTGATATTAGCTTTGCAAATCGCGCTTTTAGCGAAGATTACTTACAACAAGTACTGCGAGATGCGATTGGCTACTGTGGCGCTGAACTTATTCGCCGTACTATTGGTTTAGCCCATGTTGCTGATATCGATGGAATTGAAGATGAACAAGCGCGTTTAGCAGTACAACAACAAACACTTGTACTCGGCGAGCAACTGATGCTCAATGCCACAAGCTGTAATAATAAAGACGAGTTCTTTTCTTTGTTAATCAGTTTATTAAACTAATAGTCAAAAATTTAAAAAGGCGCTCAATGCGCCTTTTAATTATTCAACCCAACTAGATTATTTATTGTAGTGCTCATACATTTTATCGAGCGGTTCTGATAAGCCATTTTCTTGTACCACCCGCACATGCTGACGAGCCAGCTCTCTGGCACTTGATACGCCACACGAATGGGCTATAAGCCCTGCGCCGTAATGAATGTACTTATTATAGTTAGCAACACGCTGGGCTTTGTCTGTTACATCCAAGCCTCGTTGTAAGCGTTCATTATGCGTAGTAATGCCGGTTGGGCAGGTATCTTTATTACATTGCAATGCTTGAATACAACCAAGCGAAAACATGTGACCACGAGCTGAAACAATAAAGTCAGCGCCCAATGCCAATGCCCAAGCAACTTTAGATGGTACAATCAACTTACCCGAGGCAATCACTTTCACTCGCTCTCTAAGCCCATGTTTCTTCAATAAATCAACAACCAAAGGTAAGCTTTCTCGCAGGGGCAACCCCACAGAATCCATCAAAGGCTGAGGGGCAGCGCCCGTACCACCATCGGCACTATCTATTGTGATAAAATCTGGGGCTGATTCAATGCCACAGTTATTAATTTCACTGAATAAGGTTTCGAGCCAAGTGTATTCACCAATCACCGCTTTGAAACCTGTGGGTTTGCCCGTGGTATTGCGCACCATGGCGACCATATCAAGTAGGTCAGCTGGTGATTTAATCTCAGGATGACCATTTGGACTAATTGAGTCTTGCCCTTCAGGAATCCCCCGAATTTTTGCGATTTCTGCAGTCACTTTACGTCCCGGCAACATACCTCCCTTACCGGGTTTTGCGCCTTGGCTCATTTTAATTTCGAACATTTTAACTTGTTCGTGATCAGCAATTGCTTTGAGTTTTTCGGTGCTTAATTTACCGTGCTCATCTCGTACACCATATTTTGCCGTGCCGATCTGAAACACGATATCAGCACCACCTTCAAGATGATAAGAGCTTAGCCCGCCTTCACCTGTGTTCATCCAACAGCCAGCTAATTTAGCACCTCGAGATAGTGCTCGAACAGCCGGCTTAGATAGTGCACCAAAGCTCATGCCTGAAATATTAAATAATGCATTTGTGGTATAGGGTTTAGGACAATAAGGTCCTAAAGTGACTTCACTAGGATCGAGCGCCTCTTCATCTAAGGTAGGAAACGCGCAATTCATAAACATTACGGTTCCTGTCGCTTCAAGACTCTGAGTTGAACCAAAGGCCGTCGTACGGTCAACATTCTTCGCAGCACGATACACCCAACTCCGCTCTGCACGGTTAAAGGGTAATTCTTCTCTATCCATAGCAAAGAAGTACTGACGGAAAAATTCCCCCTGGCGTTCAAAAAAGTAACGAAAGCGGCCAATCACTGGGTAGTTACGGCGAATAGCATGTTTAGATTGCGTTACATCACTAATGTAAAAACACACAATCACTAGCAAAACGATGCCTAATGCAAAAATAAATAAACTGGCAAATACATCGATACTAAAAATTATAAAATCACTCATCCAAGGCCCCTTTGTGAAATGACATCTATCAAATCATATAAGTTGTTTATATTAGGTGCAATAAACAAAAAAGGCGTGATTTAAATCACGCCTTTTCGTTTCTTTTATGCCGCTATGCTGCTCGTTTGGCTAACTCAGCTTTAATATAAAGTTGAATTTGCTCTTCAAGTACTGACATTGGCACTGAGCCATGACGTAATATTTGATGATGAAATTCGCGAATATCAAAATCTTGACCAAGCGCTTGCTCAGCTTCGTGGCGTAAACGTTTAATTGTTAACTCACCAATTTTGTATGACAAAGCTTGTGCAGGCCATGAAATATAACGGTCGGTTTCGGTCTTCACATTATGCAATGAAAGCGCGGTATTTTCGCTCATAAACTTCATCGCACGCTCGCGGCTCCAGCCATACATATGCATACCTGTATCAACCACTAAACGAGCTGCACGCCACATTTCATAGGTCAAACGACCAAAGTCACTGTATGGGTCTTGATAAAAACCCGCTTCGATACCTAAAAACTCTGAATATAAGCCCCAACCCTCACCAAATGCCGATAAATAAGCATTACGGCGATAACTTGGCAGTGACTCAAGTTCCGCATTAAGTGAGATTTGCAAGTGGTGCCCCGGAACAGCTTCGTGCAAAGTTAATGCTTCAAGAACATACAATGGACGCTTGTCTAACGCATAGGTATTAACCCAATAATAACCCGCTTGGTCATCGCGACGAGAACCTGAGTAACGGCCAGTTGTATATTTAGGCGCAATACTCGCTGGCACTGGCGCAACACCATAAGGCATTCTTGGTAAGGTGTGGAATAACTTAGGTAATTGAGCATCCATTTTCTTAGCGATGTAAGAGGCTTCTTTTAGCAGTTCTTTTGGTGTTTTTGCGTAAAATTGCGGATCAGTACGTAAAAAGTGGACAAAATCAGCAAATGAGCCTTCAAAACCTACTTTCTTAATAATTTTTTCCATTTCGGCACGAATGCGTGCCACTTCTTGTAAACCCAGCTCGTGGATTTCTTTTGGCGTCATATCTGTGGTGGTATAGTATTTAGCACGGTTTTCGTAAAACGCTTTACCGTTTGGCGTACTAGAAATACCAATGTCTGTTCGTGCACCTGGCTGATATTCATTATTAAAGAAAGTTAAGTAACCTTGATAAGCCGGAATAACCTGCTCTTTAATGATAGTTTGCGCTTGCTTTTGCAATGCTGCAAATTCGCTGTCACTAATACCTGCGGTATTTTTTAAAAATGGTTTGTAGAATTCTGACTCTGTTGCATCATCAACAATATACGCAGTAATTGAGTCTTGATACCCTTCTAAAACAGCCTTAGGTTGAGTCAGCCCCACCTCAAGACCCTTGCGCATCCAACCAATATTTTGCGAAAAATAGCGAGGAATTTGCTGTAATTTAGCAAGATATAGTTGGTAATCTTGTTCTTTTGTGTAGTCAGAGCTTGAAATCATAAATGATAAGCTAGAATGAAACCCATACTCAGACGTTAGTGGCATATAATGCGTGTTAAACACATATTCATCGACACTATTTTGCACTTGACCACGTAAAATAGTTAGGTTGATGCGGTTTTCTTCAGATAATTTATCACGGTCTATAGCATCTAAATCGGCGAGTAACGCTGTATTTTTCTTATATTTTTGCTCTAGAAACTCTGCTGATAGGTTTTCTAATAAATAACCATCTACGCCATTTTCTTTACCATATGGACTGATACTTTGACGGTAATTAACAATATTTTCGGCTACTTGAGTAAATTGCTGATCAGCATCAATATTTGTTACCTGGCAAGCGCTTAAAGTACAAGCTAAAGCAACCGCAATAACAGAACGGTTTAAAGTTCGCGACAGTGTTTGTTTCATAGCATTCTTTTTAGTTTTAATCAGTATTGCTAAAGTAGCGCAGCACTGACTAAAACCCAAGCAAATGCGACCAAGCTCAGTTTAAATGCGCTCAAATTAGCATCACTGGGGAAGCATCAATGTGCAAGCTTTAAGCAATTTTTAATTACACTTGTTAAAGTTGTTGAGAAAATCAGCTAATAGACACAAACAGAACAAATTTAAGTTCCAAAATTAGCGATTTTGCTTTTAAATAGGCTGATTACAGATTACTGTAGACTCAGTATTTATGCTTGGAAGCAAATACACTTTACGGAAGAGATGATTAATTGGTTGATATGCGTATTTAGTGGTATTGAAAAATGATGTTCCATGATCCCATGGCTATTGCTCAAGAAAAAATGACAAAGGTATGTATCTTTTTAGAACACCATGCATTACCGCCGTCACCACTTAACTACCAAGTTGTTTACACCTACGTCAGCCAATCTAACCCCAAGCTTAATGCCACAATTGACCGCGCCATTGCACAAAGAAAAGCCATTGATTGTGTCTATGTAGAACAGCTGTATTTCGATTTTATAGAACAAGGCCATAAAATGAAAACCGCCATTGTTCGCAACGTTGACTCAGTCATTAACACCCTTTCGCGTAATGCTAGCAATAACGAGCAAAATATTGTGCGCTTTGCTGATCAAGTTAGTGACTGTGTGCATTCAATCGATGAAAACAATATTGAACAAACGCGTCACGCATTAAAAATGCTCAGTAAGCAATCTGAAGTACTGCTCAACCAGCATCGCCAATTTAAGCAAGAAATAGCAAAAGCCAAATCAATACAAGAAAAAACCCAAAAACAGCTCACTCAGTTACGTAAGCAACACATTACCGACCAACAAACTGGCTTATACAAGCGCCATTACTTAAATCAACAAACCCAACTCTGGGTCGGCCAAAATAAAGCAGTTTGTGCTATTTCTATCCACATTGAGAACCTGAACCATTTTATTGAAAACTATGGTGATGTCATTGGTGAGGTCATTTTAAATAAAGTCGCAAAGCAAGTGCAAAAATACGTACAAGAAAGTGGTTTGCCAGGGCGTACAAGTAAAGATGAATTTACCATCTTACTTGCTGACATAGAGCCTGAAACTGCCAACTTAATAGCTGAAAAAGTACGAAATGGCGTCGAAAAACTACGCTTTGTAAGCTCAAAAAATGGCACCAAACTACCTGCTATCACCCTAGCCCTTGGTATTGCCAAGCATGAAGGCGATGGTGACTTTAATAGTTTAGCCCGTAAAGCTTCTTTAGCTGCAGCTAAAGCCAAGTCGCTTGGACAAAGTAGTTTTATTGCCGGTCAATAAAGTTTAACACTGCGCTAAGTCATGAAAAGCCACGCTAATCTGATGATTTAGTTATAATCAAATTGCACCCCACAGCCACAATCAAGTACACTAGTCTTTATTGCCACGATAGAGATTAATCATGAACGAGAATCAAGAAAAGACCACGCATTTTGGCTATAAAACCGTTGCTGAAAACGAAAAAGCATCAATGGTTGCAGATGTATTCCACTCAGTCGCTGCAAAGTATGACGTAATGAATGATCTTATGTCGTTCGGTATTCATCGTTTATGGAAACGCCAAACTATTGCAAGTTCAGGTGTTCGTAAAGGTCACTATGTATTAGACCTTGCGGGCGGTACTGGTGATTTAACCGCTAAATTTAGTCAATTAGTTGGTGAAACGGGTCAGGTTATCTTAGGCGATATTAACTCTTCAATGCTGAAAGTTGGCCGCGAGAAACTTCGTAACCTTGGTCGTGTTGGCAATATTGAATATGTACAAATGAATGCAGAAGCATTGCCATTTCCTGATAACAGCTTTGACTTGATCACTATCGCATTTGGTCTTCGTAACGTTACCGATAAAGATAAAGCACTACGCTCAATGTATCGTATTCTGAAGCCTGGCGGTCGCTTATTAGTACTTGAATTCTCTAAACCGGAACAAGAAATACTGAGCAAAGCCTATGACTTCTATTCATTTAATATCTTACCTAAAATGGGTGAGCTAGTAGCGAATGATGGCGAGTCTTATCAATACCTTGCGGAATCTATCCGAATGCATCCAGATCAAGAAACGTTAAAAAGCATGATGGAAGATGCAGGTTTTGAACAAACTAGTTATCAAAATCTTACTGGCGGTATTGTTGCCCTCCATCGTGGTTTTAAATACTAAAAACTCTATTAATTAAGTAGGTAACGCGATGTTAGCAAACGCTCTGTTATCACTCGTCGAACGAATCATTAATCAACTGCTGCAGTTAGACCCTCAGTTAAAAGGCAAACTTGCAGCAATTGCTGATAAACAGCTGTTGGTTGAGGTACGTGATTGGCAACAGTCAATTTTGTGCGTATACAGCAACGAGCAAATTCATTTATACAGTACGCAAGAGCGCAATTTTGACTGCATGATCAGCGCTGATATCAATACCTTGTTGGCGCTTAAAGATCCGTCAATGCTAACGCAACTCATTCGCCAAGATAAGCTCGACTTGCAAGGCGATTTAAATCTTGCACAAGGCTTTAGCAATGCTTTTGCAGAGCTTGATATTG
The nucleotide sequence above comes from Pseudoalteromonas shioyasakiensis. Encoded proteins:
- a CDS encoding FMN-binding glutamate synthase family protein, which gives rise to MSDFIIFSIDVFASLFIFALGIVLLVIVCFYISDVTQSKHAIRRNYPVIGRFRYFFERQGEFFRQYFFAMDREELPFNRAERSWVYRAAKNVDRTTAFGSTQSLEATGTVMFMNCAFPTLDEEALDPSEVTLGPYCPKPYTTNALFNISGMSFGALSKPAVRALSRGAKLAGCWMNTGEGGLSSYHLEGGADIVFQIGTAKYGVRDEHGKLSTEKLKAIADHEQVKMFEIKMSQGAKPGKGGMLPGRKVTAEIAKIRGIPEGQDSISPNGHPEIKSPADLLDMVAMVRNTTGKPTGFKAVIGEYTWLETLFSEINNCGIESAPDFITIDSADGGTGAAPQPLMDSVGLPLRESLPLVVDLLKKHGLRERVKVIASGKLIVPSKVAWALALGADFIVSARGHMFSLGCIQALQCNKDTCPTGITTHNERLQRGLDVTDKAQRVANYNKYIHYGAGLIAHSCGVSSARELARQHVRVVQENGLSEPLDKMYEHYNK
- a CDS encoding acireductone dioxygenase; translated protein: MSQLTIFNDTNADNILFHSEDLSAIARELNAVGVRFEQWQATAQIDQDTSHDAILTAYANDIERLKAEGGYQTVDVISLAKGNPNASELRSKFLFEHTHSEDEVRFFVKGQGLFCLHLGDKVYQVLCQQGDLISVPELTPHWFDMGSDPEFTAIRLFNNTEGWVAKSTESTIATNFPLLD
- the mtnC gene encoding acireductone synthase; this encodes MIKAILTDIEGTITRISFVKDVLFPYAAGQLPEFVKSHQTDPEVAAQIEAVKAHIEQPDADIETVIKHLIHWIETDQKITPLKQLQGLIWQTGYENGDFTGHLYPDAYDFLQAQKQAGKSLYVYSSGSVKAQHLIFEFSDYGDVRPLFSGYFDTKVGAKQQQSSYENIIAELPFDAEEVLFLSDVEAELDAAKAAGLRTLHLIRDGQEASDIHPYINDFTAFSAELLV
- a CDS encoding methylthioribulose 1-phosphate dehydratase; the protein is MHNNTAISELIEAGKWVSQRGWVPATGGNFSARTASGYVVTASGFDKGQLGTHAFIEFDHEGNRTKGSGNPSAETELHLNMYKLIPSAKFVLHTHSVAATVLSRVIKGHTINLNGYEMQKSLSGVKSHLDTLSIPIFDNDQDIDRLSLLVSDHHLHTPIEHAVLIRGHGLYVVGRNIKEVLRHLEGLEFLFSCELERLKLEGIQAGVQP
- the mtnK gene encoding S-methyl-5-thioribose kinase, yielding MAKYTAFTAEHAVDYIKELIESKRISVFTNDAKLSAYEFGDGNLNLVFRVADQHNNSVILKQALPYARCVGESWPLSLDRARIEAEVLINHGQLCPEHTVAILHHNVELALTVLEDLGELQILRGAQINAEQFPLLASHVALYLSRTGFYNSDFYLSAEDKKAKVSQFINPDLCKITEDLFFTDPYIEHERNNFPAELNEHVESIRNNDALKLAAAKLKAKFLSCPQTLLHGDMHSGSIFVDSNTTKMIDPEFGFFGPVGFDIGSFMGNLLLNYCAQNARIAEQAKRRQYQTHLLTCLQDCYSQFEQHWLNLASNEATDISFANRAFSEDYLQQVLRDAIGYCGAELIRRTIGLAHVADIDGIEDEQARLAVQQQTLVLGEQLMLNATSCNNKDEFFSLLISLLN
- the mtnA gene encoding S-methyl-5-thioribose-1-phosphate isomerase, translated to MQDLIASSIKYQQGTLTVLDQYLLPHQQHWHVCNDVETMKDLILTLKIRGAPLIGLGASLLVAHLAEQGMSQSALSTAIDELEATRPTAVNLMHCMAKLRAALAETNYVAAVVSTAEQLFKEDIALCDSMAERGAALVDKGDNILTHCNTGALATAGVGTALGVIYKAQQRYGDIHVWVDETRPLLQGGRLTAFELERWQIPYTLICDNMAASLMAAGKVDKIFVGADRIAANGDFANKVGTYNLAVLAHFHNIPFYVVAPLTTLDTQTICGNDIEIEQRSVNEVRGVSGSFGEAMWAPTNAQVYNPAFDVTPANLVTGWVLDTGVYNQADIEQGILKQLK
- a CDS encoding gamma-glutamylcyclotransferase, yielding MEKLFSYGTLQYRQVQLDTFGRLLEGIPATLSGYIIGEVEITDEAVLKSSGQRFHPALIKTGKQSDTVNGTIYLITEQELAQADAYEVDDYQRIEETFQCSNQAWLYVAKKSL
- a CDS encoding winged helix-turn-helix domain-containing protein, with the protein product MGSAFSPLRDTVIYVGEWQFNTQQQTISDGTHTRELEPLLYKLLCFFITHNDRIITRQELVENIWQQSFVDDNAINRAISELRKVLKSEKQPGQTIKTHYRKGYSLFIEVKSLDHAVSTEQLKTENVITVDKDAETQVNTANISPQKDHTSRWPWPFAALVLSLLLAAIWLFLQQPKATIEEQSEVPHLDLQAETISWHKGTHYRLMLNQDKTKLAYILQNDTDNKYLYVVDLTTKKEYVIASGNIFLQGWSEDGERLFYGSCENKDYSDCITWQASNLLSSEALIKPRINQSLLNSQPSQYIEVGDVAISRRNNYRGLTHLYALYAQDLKTGEEIRISTPNITGTGDFILTTIKNPIRIIFERHNVDQVEIYMANLDGSSLKLLTTNDYRAWAATYDQQTNSLVWYSRGTSTIESFSFDSMSRQPAIKAPVKRANYAYPLSKESVLISTDLHDKDAAIFDLNSKTMSYIATANKHEDDLVALANNDVYFSDFEFAEHQHWLRKANQYINITGKIGEDSSVIAVNSDSSRLVSFNKTNQQLTLLNAADFSEIKHWTLPGSTKLAAIRGNKIAVLYTDLSNQLNQIMILHTHSDEVIKSTIDTPLAIAWYDDTQLIVHSKYDKYLLLDSDNNTYSELTTPDKLTELKPSIVSMASNLHSLYIATDTEVFSINLAKMQGVESILQMKPSHYISRLNAKNDKLAVTFLTANNQNSIELYTKKSAE